From a single Nicotiana tabacum cultivar K326 chromosome 8, ASM71507v2, whole genome shotgun sequence genomic region:
- the LOC142163410 gene encoding uncharacterized protein LOC142163410, with protein sequence MDIGRAIQLLTQIVATQAQRQGTSDVHETGSSRSREFLNMKPLVFIGSKKDENPQNFIDEVQKIFRVMHATDTEVSELAVYQLKDVANTWYETWEESRGEDADPATWKEFADAFLEHFLPIDVLEAKALEFERLRQNDMSVNEYYLKFVSLAKYAPEMVRDMRARVRRFVLGLSDDLFADANIAAQNNDMTITKMVAFVQGNEDRLKEEERLRREKERKFSKRAKSAGNFNHGRSQAGDPGSTLSYVTQYIAKKFGIEPEKLCEHFEVSTPIGESVVTRCIYRGCPVKVHHHLTIADLVELEMLDFDVIMGMDWLESCYAKVGCRTKIVSFEFPGEPVLEWKGDVVAPRGRFISYLKSIKMISKGYIYHLVRVKDADAQIPTLQSVPIVNEFPEVFPEDLLGIPPDREIDFGIDLLPGSKPISIPPYRMDPAELKESS encoded by the exons ATGGATATCGGTAGAGCTATCCAGTTGCTCACCCAGATTGTTGCTACTCAGGCTCAAAGGCAGGGAACAAGTGATGTTCATGAGACGGGTAGTTCCAGGTCTAGGGAATTCCTCAACATGAAACCTCTCGTCTTCATAGGGTCCAAAAAGGATGAGAATCCGCAAAACTTCATTGATGAGGTTCAGAAGATATTTCGAGTGATGCATGCTACAGACACTGAGGTATCAGAGCTTGCTGTGTACCAGCTGAAGGATGTTGCCAACACTTGGTATGAAACATGGGAAGAGTCCCGAGGGGAGGATGCGGATCCTGCAACTTGGAAGGAGTTTGCAGATGCGTTCCTTGAGCACTTTCTACCCATTGATGTCTTGGAAGCTAAGGCTTTGGAGTTTGAGAGACTTAGACAGAATGATATGAGTGTGAATGAGTACTACCTCAAGTTCGTCTCTCTGGCCAAGTATGCTCCGGAAATGGTACGTGATATGAGGGCCAGAGTTAGGCGGTTTGTGTTGGGGCTTTCAGATGATTTGTTTGCTGATGCTAATATAGCTGCTCAGAATAATGACATGACCATCACTAAGATGGTTGCCTTTGTTCAAGGGAACGAAGACAGGTTGAAGGAAGAAGAGCGGCTACGGAGAGAGAAGGAGAGGAAATTCAGCAAGAGAGCTAAGTCTGCAGGAAATTTCAACCATGGGAGATCTCAAGCAGGAG ATCCAGGATCCACCCTATCTTATGTAACCCAATATATTGCAAagaaatttgggatagaaccagaaaagTTGTGTGAACACTTTGAAGTGTCCACTCCAATTGGAGAATCAGTTGTAACAAGGTGTATCTATAGGGGATGTCCAGTCAAAGTACATCATCATCTTACTATAGCAGACTTAGTAGAATTGGAGATGTTAGACTTCGATGTGatcatgggcatggattggttagagTCATGTTATGCCAAAGTGGGTTGTAGAACCAAAATAGTAAGTTTTGAATTTCCCGGTGAACCAGTCTTAGAATGGAAGGGTGATGTAGTAGCACCtaggggtaggtttatttcctatcttaaatCCATAAAGATGATCTCCAAGGGATATATCTATCACCTGGTTCGAGTTAAGGATGCAGATGCTCAGATCCCCACTCTCCAGTCGGTACCAATTGTAAATGAGTTTCCAGAAGTGTTTCCCGAAGATCTCCTTGGAATTCCTCCCGATAGagagattgactttggaattgatcTACTTCCAGGCAGTAAGCCAATATCTATTCCGCCTTATAGAATGGatccagcagagttgaaagagtccAGTTGA